One genomic region from Panthera tigris isolate Pti1 chromosome D1, P.tigris_Pti1_mat1.1, whole genome shotgun sequence encodes:
- the FADD gene encoding FAS-associated death domain protein, with the protein MDPFLVLLHSVSAGLSSSELTELKFLCQSRVGKRKLERVQCGLDLFSVLLEQNELDRERTGLLRELLSSLRRQDLLGRLDSFEAGAAAEVSSEERDLRAAFDIICDHVGKDWRRLARQLRVSDAMIDAIEEKYPRNLTEQVRESLRVWKNLHKEDPAVSHLLRALRACQLNLVADLIEDDQQARSLESETSRGGGTGTASLTSRDSDRPSSGVPW; encoded by the exons ATGGACCCGTTCCTGGTGCTGCTGCACTCGGTGTCGGCCGGCCTGTCGAGCAGCGAGCTGACCGAGCTCAAGTTCTTGTGCCAGAGCCGAGTGGGCAAGAGGAAGCTGGAGCGCGTGCAGTGCGGCCTCGACCTCTTCTCCGTGCTGCTCGAGCAGAACGAGCTGGACCGCGAGCGCACCGGGCTGCTGCGCGAGCTGCTCTCCTCCCTGCGGCGCCAGGacctgctggggcgcctggacAGCTTCGAGGCGGGCGCGGCGGCCGAGGTCTCGTCGGAGGAGCGAG ACCTGCGTGCAGCCTTCGACATCATATGTGATCACGTGGGGAAGGACTGGAGAAGGCTGGCCCGCCAGCTTCGCGTGTCTGACGCCATGATCGACGCCATCGAGGAGAAGTATCCCCGCAATCTGACGGAGCAGGTGAGGGAGTCGCTGAGAGTCTGGAAGAACCTCCACAAGGAGGACCCGGCTGTGTCCCACCTGCTGAGGGCGCTCAGGGCCTGCCAGCTGAACCTGGTGGCCGACCTCATCGAGGACGATCAGCAGGCCCGGAGCCTCGAGAGCGAGACCAGTCGAGGTGGCGGCACCGGCACCGCGTCCCTGACGTCACGGGACTCAGATAGGCCGTCCTCGGGGGTCCCCTGGTGA